One stretch of Hymenobacter chitinivorans DSM 11115 DNA includes these proteins:
- a CDS encoding glycoside hydrolase family 127 protein — MKYFLVSLAAVGLLAVPARAQTAKRSDYPIQAVSFTRVKLADNFWLPRLKTNTDVTIPASFQRCEATNRVKNFEMAAARQGKFATIFPFDDTDIYKTIEGASYSLKLYPDPQLNQYLDELIRKVAAAQEPDGYLYTARTIDPAHPHDWAGPERWVKERELSHELYNAGHLYEAAVAHYEATGQKNLLNVALKNADLVCSVFGPGKRAVAPGHEIVEMGLVKLYRVTGKPEYLSTAKFFLDQRGQFKYDPKSNDPWRNGSYWQDHKPVVAQKEAVGHAVRAEYLYSAMADVAALTGDRQLLAAVDSIWQNMVSKKLYVTGGTGAVPGGERFGQNYELPNTTAYNETCAAVANVYWNQRMFQLHGEAKYIDVLEKVLYNGLIAGVGLDGKSFFYSNALQIKNSASFPQTEPQRAGWFDCSCCPTNLARLMPSLPGYVYAQNGRDVYANLFISGTTDLLVNSKPVRITQLNNYPWQGELKFTVNSAATADFNLLVRLPGWARGEAVPSDLYHFAPAAEPKISIRVNGKPTEYTTRNGYAVLSRKWRKNDVVEVLLPMDVRQVLANPNVADDLGKVALQRGPVVYCAEWKDNQGKASNLLVPAATTFTASFRPELLNGIMQLQATVPAVQLDAANSSVSTTRQMLTAIPYYAWANRGKGEMTVWFPQQLTDVDLISRQPQPVTVGK; from the coding sequence ATGAAATACTTTCTCGTTTCCCTTGCCGCCGTTGGGTTGCTGGCTGTGCCAGCCCGGGCTCAAACCGCCAAACGCTCGGATTACCCGATTCAGGCCGTGTCGTTTACCCGCGTGAAGCTGGCCGACAACTTCTGGCTGCCCCGGCTCAAGACCAACACCGACGTGACCATTCCGGCCTCGTTTCAGCGCTGCGAGGCCACTAACCGGGTCAAGAACTTCGAAATGGCCGCTGCCCGGCAGGGTAAGTTTGCCACCATCTTTCCCTTCGACGACACGGACATCTACAAAACCATCGAAGGGGCCTCGTACTCGCTCAAGCTTTACCCCGACCCGCAGCTAAACCAGTACCTGGACGAGCTGATCCGCAAAGTGGCCGCCGCCCAGGAGCCCGACGGCTACCTCTACACGGCCCGCACCATCGACCCGGCCCACCCCCACGACTGGGCCGGCCCCGAGCGGTGGGTGAAGGAGCGGGAGCTGAGCCACGAGCTCTACAACGCGGGCCACCTCTACGAAGCCGCCGTGGCCCATTACGAAGCCACCGGCCAGAAAAACCTGCTCAACGTTGCCCTCAAAAATGCCGATTTGGTATGCTCCGTCTTTGGGCCGGGCAAGCGGGCCGTGGCGCCGGGGCACGAAATCGTGGAAATGGGTTTGGTCAAGCTCTACCGCGTCACGGGCAAGCCGGAGTATTTGAGCACGGCCAAGTTTTTCCTCGACCAGCGCGGTCAATTTAAGTACGACCCCAAGAGCAACGACCCGTGGCGCAACGGCTCCTACTGGCAGGACCATAAGCCCGTGGTAGCCCAGAAAGAGGCCGTGGGCCACGCCGTGCGGGCCGAATACCTCTACTCGGCCATGGCCGACGTGGCCGCCCTCACCGGCGACCGGCAGCTGCTGGCCGCCGTGGACAGTATCTGGCAGAACATGGTCAGCAAGAAGCTCTACGTGACCGGCGGCACGGGCGCGGTGCCGGGTGGGGAGCGGTTTGGCCAGAATTACGAGCTGCCCAACACCACGGCCTACAACGAAACCTGCGCCGCGGTGGCCAACGTGTACTGGAACCAGCGCATGTTCCAGCTCCACGGCGAGGCCAAGTACATCGACGTGCTGGAAAAGGTGCTCTACAACGGCCTGATTGCGGGCGTGGGCCTCGATGGGAAGTCGTTTTTTTACTCCAACGCCCTGCAGATAAAGAACAGCGCCAGCTTCCCCCAGACCGAGCCCCAGCGCGCCGGCTGGTTTGACTGCTCGTGCTGCCCCACCAACCTGGCCCGCCTCATGCCGTCCTTGCCGGGCTACGTGTACGCCCAGAACGGCCGCGACGTGTACGCCAACCTCTTTATCAGCGGCACCACGGACTTACTGGTCAACAGCAAGCCGGTGCGCATCACCCAGCTCAACAACTACCCCTGGCAGGGCGAGCTGAAATTCACCGTCAATTCGGCCGCTACTGCGGATTTTAACCTGCTCGTGCGCCTGCCCGGCTGGGCCCGGGGCGAGGCCGTGCCGTCGGATCTGTACCACTTTGCTCCGGCTGCCGAGCCCAAAATCAGCATCCGCGTGAATGGTAAGCCGACGGAGTATACCACCCGCAACGGCTACGCGGTGCTCAGCCGCAAGTGGCGCAAAAACGACGTGGTAGAAGTGCTGCTGCCCATGGACGTGCGCCAGGTGCTGGCCAACCCCAATGTGGCGGACGACCTGGGCAAAGTGGCCCTGCAGCGCGGTCCGGTGGTATACTGCGCCGAGTGGAAGGACAACCAGGGCAAGGCCAGCAACCTGCTGGTACCCGCTGCCACGACCTTCACGGCCAGCTTCCGGCCCGAGCTGCTCAACGGCATTATGCAGCTCCAGGCCACCGTGCCCGCCGTGCAGCTCGACGCGGCCAATTCCTCTGTCAGCACCACCCGCCAGATGCTGACGGCCATTCCGTACTACGCCTGGGCCAACCGCGGCAAGGGCGAAATGACCGTCTGGTTTCCCCAGCAGCTCACCGACGTGGACCTGATTTCGCGCCAGCCCCAACCGGTAACGGTGGGCAAGTAA
- a CDS encoding glycoside hydrolase family 43 protein produces the protein MTIRKNLLPGLLLAAVPALLPLTARAQARPEPVAGNPIIKDKYTTDPAALVHNGTVYLYTGHDEAPARQERYVMHEWLCYSSRDMVHWREHPAPLNVKAFAWAKDDAWASQVVERGGKFYWYAAVEHGSIPGKAIGVAVADSPTGPFKDARGSALITNDMTTEAKISWDDIDPTVIMDDKGQAYLYWGNTICYWAKLKPNMTELDGPIHKVTTLPRFTEAPWVHKHKDWYYLSYAYQFPEKIAYAMSRSIEGPWEFKGILNEVAGNSNTNHQAIIDFKGQSYFIYHNGSIPADGGSFRRSVCIDKLEYNKDGTMKRVVMTTEGVQPAQ, from the coding sequence ATGACGATACGCAAGAACCTACTGCCTGGCTTATTGCTGGCCGCCGTTCCGGCTCTGCTGCCGCTAACGGCGCGGGCCCAGGCCCGGCCCGAGCCCGTGGCCGGCAACCCCATTATCAAAGACAAATACACCACCGACCCCGCCGCCTTGGTCCACAACGGTACGGTGTACCTTTACACCGGCCACGACGAAGCCCCGGCCCGGCAGGAACGCTACGTGATGCACGAGTGGCTCTGCTACTCCTCGCGGGACATGGTACACTGGCGGGAGCACCCGGCGCCGCTGAACGTCAAGGCTTTTGCCTGGGCCAAGGACGACGCCTGGGCTTCGCAGGTAGTGGAGCGGGGCGGCAAGTTCTACTGGTACGCCGCCGTGGAGCACGGCTCGATTCCGGGCAAGGCCATTGGTGTGGCCGTGGCCGACAGTCCCACCGGCCCGTTCAAGGATGCCCGGGGCTCGGCCCTGATTACCAACGACATGACCACCGAGGCCAAAATCAGCTGGGACGACATTGACCCCACGGTGATTATGGATGACAAGGGTCAGGCCTATTTGTACTGGGGCAACACGATTTGCTACTGGGCCAAGCTCAAGCCCAACATGACCGAACTCGACGGGCCCATCCACAAGGTGACCACGCTGCCCCGATTCACCGAGGCGCCCTGGGTGCACAAGCACAAGGACTGGTATTACCTGTCGTACGCCTACCAGTTTCCCGAGAAAATTGCCTACGCCATGAGCCGCAGCATCGAGGGCCCCTGGGAGTTTAAGGGCATTCTGAACGAGGTGGCCGGCAACTCCAACACCAACCACCAGGCCATCATCGACTTCAAGGGCCAGTCCTACTTCATCTACCACAACGGCAGCATTCCCGCCGACGGAGGCTCGTTTCGCCGCTCGGTCTGCATCGACAAGCTCGAATACAACAAGGATGGCACCATGAAGCGCGTCGTGATGACCACCGAAGGCGTGCAACCGGCGCAGTAA
- a CDS encoding arabinan endo-1,5-alpha-L-arabinosidase, giving the protein MFLNWRQGLLLLSCWLATRQTEAQTPTPALIPAHDPVMIRQNGTYYMFGTGPGIAVWSSRDRQHWTPEKPVFAQAPAWAVQAVPGFKNHIWAPDISLHDGVYSLFYSVSAFGKNTSCIGLATNKTLDPKSPDYRWVDHGRVVQSVPGRDMWNAIDPNLIRDEAGTPWLTFGSFWEGIKLVKLRPDLTAPAQPEQWRTLARRPRDPQLNDSLPGDGAIEAPFIFRKNGFYYLFTSFDYCCRGPQSTYRIVVGRAKSVTGPYVDQAGVALDQGGGTSVLSGDKNWFGLGHNSVYSFDNQDYLVFHGYDAADKGHSKLRVEKLTWNAAGWPLVQP; this is encoded by the coding sequence ATGTTTTTGAACTGGCGGCAAGGGCTCCTGCTGCTGAGCTGTTGGCTGGCAACCCGTCAGACCGAAGCCCAGACGCCCACCCCGGCCCTGATTCCGGCCCACGACCCGGTCATGATCCGGCAAAACGGCACGTACTACATGTTCGGCACCGGGCCGGGCATTGCGGTGTGGTCGTCCCGGGACCGGCAACACTGGACGCCGGAAAAGCCCGTGTTTGCCCAGGCGCCGGCCTGGGCCGTGCAGGCCGTCCCGGGCTTCAAAAACCACATCTGGGCGCCCGATATTTCCTTGCACGACGGCGTGTACTCGCTGTTTTACTCGGTGTCGGCCTTCGGCAAAAACACCTCCTGCATCGGGCTGGCTACCAATAAAACCCTGGACCCCAAGTCGCCCGACTACCGGTGGGTCGACCACGGGCGGGTGGTGCAGTCGGTGCCGGGGCGGGATATGTGGAACGCCATCGACCCCAACCTGATTCGGGACGAGGCCGGCACGCCCTGGCTCACGTTTGGCTCGTTCTGGGAAGGCATCAAGCTAGTCAAGCTGCGGCCCGACCTGACGGCGCCGGCCCAGCCCGAGCAGTGGCGCACCCTGGCCCGCCGCCCCCGGGACCCGCAGCTGAACGACTCCTTGCCCGGCGACGGCGCCATCGAAGCCCCGTTTATTTTCCGCAAAAACGGCTTTTACTACCTCTTCACCTCCTTCGACTACTGCTGCCGCGGCCCGCAGAGCACCTACCGCATCGTGGTGGGCCGGGCCAAGAGCGTGACGGGTCCCTACGTGGATCAAGCCGGCGTGGCCCTGGACCAGGGCGGCGGCACGTCCGTGTTGAGCGGCGACAAAAACTGGTTCGGCCTGGGCCACAACTCGGTGTATAGCTTCGACAACCAGGACTACCTCGTCTTTCACGGCTACGATGCCGCCGACAAGGGCCACTCCAAACTGCGGGTGGAAAAGCTGACCTGGAACGCCGCCGGCTGGCCGCTGGTGCAGCCGTAA
- a CDS encoding family 43 glycosylhydrolase: MKNTLTTTLRPDLHVGRFAGFAHSGGRPLRLLLLLLIGLLGLSPDAWALQGNDNCHDPSSIVKDGSKYWIFTTGTGIYGMYSTDLVKWESGPRPVFAAGAYPSWIKTKVPGFTGDFWAPECVFRNGKFYLYYSVSTFGSSVSTIGLATNVTLDPTSPSYQWVDQGEVVSSGAGSACNAIDPAVVTDASGGLWMSYGSFFKGIGLIRLDGSTGKRSGTSFTWLAGNVAADGVSRSNSGSEAPYIVRNGSYYYLFINKGACCNGSSSTYYIQVGRSTSITGPYVDKNGVDLNRNGGTTLLATQGKYVGPGHVGLYQENGANYFTHHYYDSNQNGRARLSVGNMGWDGANWPFLTRDWLAAGRYTLRNQSSNLVWDAWGCTGASGQAIAQGSYSAGLACQQWNLTPDNNGEYKITSAVGAGLAADVVNNNPGNGAKLQLYAYSGIAGQRFKIERTNAGSYVVSSVNGGRVVEVPGCSATAGVQLALYDYLANNCQKWGIVPAPAARGVLAAQTTALRNVSVFPNPAEQGRFVLDLSEEFRNTPVTITLTDTQGRTVYSRGSAGGVAIPVETGLRTGLYLLSVSSTQGSYSQKIVLQ; the protein is encoded by the coding sequence CGACCCGTCGAGCATCGTCAAGGACGGCAGCAAATACTGGATTTTTACCACCGGCACCGGCATCTACGGCATGTACTCCACCGATTTGGTGAAGTGGGAGTCGGGTCCGCGGCCGGTGTTTGCGGCCGGCGCCTACCCAAGCTGGATCAAGACCAAAGTGCCCGGCTTCACCGGCGACTTCTGGGCCCCGGAGTGCGTGTTTCGCAACGGCAAATTCTACCTCTACTACTCCGTCTCGACCTTTGGCTCCAGCGTGTCGACTATCGGCCTGGCCACCAACGTGACGCTAGACCCCACGAGCCCGAGCTACCAGTGGGTGGACCAGGGCGAAGTGGTGTCGAGCGGCGCGGGCAGCGCTTGCAACGCCATTGACCCGGCCGTAGTGACGGATGCCAGCGGCGGGCTGTGGATGAGCTACGGCTCGTTTTTCAAGGGCATCGGCCTGATCCGGCTCGATGGCAGCACCGGCAAACGGTCCGGCACGAGCTTCACCTGGCTGGCCGGCAACGTGGCCGCCGATGGGGTGAGCCGCAGCAACAGCGGCAGCGAGGCGCCCTACATCGTGCGCAACGGCAGCTACTACTACCTGTTTATCAACAAGGGCGCCTGCTGCAACGGCTCGAGCAGCACCTACTACATCCAGGTGGGCCGCTCCACCAGCATCACCGGCCCTTACGTCGACAAAAACGGGGTGGATTTGAACCGCAACGGCGGCACGACCCTGCTGGCCACCCAGGGCAAGTACGTGGGGCCCGGGCACGTGGGCCTGTACCAGGAAAACGGGGCCAACTACTTCACCCACCACTACTACGACAGCAACCAGAACGGCCGGGCCCGCCTGAGCGTGGGTAATATGGGCTGGGACGGCGCCAATTGGCCCTTCCTCACCCGCGACTGGCTGGCCGCCGGCCGCTACACGCTCCGCAACCAAAGCAGCAACCTGGTCTGGGATGCCTGGGGCTGCACCGGGGCCTCGGGTCAGGCCATTGCCCAGGGCAGCTACAGCGCCGGTCTGGCCTGCCAGCAGTGGAACCTGACGCCCGACAACAACGGCGAGTACAAAATCACCTCGGCCGTGGGTGCGGGCCTAGCCGCCGACGTGGTCAATAACAACCCCGGCAACGGCGCCAAGCTGCAGCTCTACGCCTACAGCGGCATTGCCGGGCAGCGCTTCAAAATTGAGCGGACCAACGCGGGCAGCTACGTGGTATCGTCGGTGAACGGGGGCCGGGTGGTGGAAGTGCCGGGCTGCTCCGCCACGGCCGGCGTGCAGCTGGCTTTGTACGACTATCTGGCCAATAACTGCCAGAAGTGGGGTATTGTGCCGGCCCCAGCGGCCCGGGGCGTGCTGGCGGCCCAGACTACCGCACTCCGCAACGTTTCCGTGTTTCCCAACCCGGCCGAGCAGGGCCGCTTCGTCCTGGACCTCAGCGAGGAGTTCCGCAACACGCCCGTAACCATTACCCTGACCGACACCCAGGGTCGGACGGTGTATAGCCGCGGCAGCGCGGGGGGAGTAGCCATACCCGTGGAAACCGGGTTGCGCACGGGGCTTTACCTGCTCAGTGTGAGTAGCACTCAGGGCAGCTACAGCCAGAAAATTGTGCTGCAGTAG